In a single window of the Streptomyces cinnabarinus genome:
- a CDS encoding response regulator yields the protein MTVRILLCDDHAVVRAGLLALLGSAPDIEVVGEAGTGEEALALAAKLTPDVVLMDLQLGAGIDGVETTRRLTATPGGGPHVLVLTTYDTDADITRAIEAGATGYLLKAERPDELFAAIHAAAQGRTALSAPVAGRVMANLRNPRPTLTDREQEILAKLSQGLGNREIAKALFISEATVKTHLGRIYDKLGVDTRAGAVAVAKEQRLLP from the coding sequence ATGACCGTTCGCATCCTGCTCTGCGACGACCACGCCGTGGTCCGCGCCGGACTGCTCGCTCTGCTCGGCAGCGCCCCGGACATCGAGGTCGTCGGCGAGGCCGGTACCGGCGAGGAGGCGCTGGCGCTGGCGGCGAAGCTCACGCCGGACGTCGTGCTGATGGACCTCCAGCTCGGCGCGGGCATCGACGGCGTGGAGACCACCCGGCGGCTGACAGCGACGCCGGGCGGCGGCCCGCACGTCCTGGTGCTGACGACGTACGACACCGACGCCGACATCACCCGGGCCATCGAGGCGGGCGCGACCGGCTACCTGCTGAAGGCCGAGCGGCCGGACGAGCTGTTCGCCGCGATCCACGCCGCCGCCCAGGGCCGTACCGCGCTGTCCGCGCCGGTCGCGGGCCGGGTCATGGCGAACCTGCGCAATCCGCGCCCCACCCTCACCGACCGTGAGCAGGAGATCCTCGCCAAGCTCTCGCAGGGCCTCGGCAACCGGGAGATCGCCAAGGCCCTGTTCATCAGCGAGGCCACGGTCAAGACCCACCTGGGCCGGATCTACGACAAGCTCGGCGTGGACACCCGGGCGGGCGCGGTGGCGGTGGCGAAGGAGCAGCGGCTGCTGCCGTGA
- a CDS encoding sensor histidine kinase: protein MPTARHDGAGTLPDTPGDPDARWLAAVMHATFFLLLGTSMARYIQRHGGEPRAPWVIALAGVLAVLYVMGRFGDRPDRVVARPTPPRLLWLGAVVAVWVVLVALAPSFAWVAVPLFYVALRHLPPGAAYALVGVLTVFVIVAQLQLAPRFDLDLVVGPAAVAGFATAVFVQLRRQAARQRALIDDLVRTRRELAATERREGTLAERQRLAMEIHDTLAQGLSSQQMLLQAAERIWESDPAKAREHVRTAESVAEHNLTEARRFVHDLAPADLARGGGLGEALRTLAARESGEALTVRVHLDDGGRAPELPDRVQSALLRIAQGALANVREHSGAASAALTLTLLDDQAVLDVADDGHGFDPAARPDPSGVRGHGLPAIRARVRQLGGTLTVESAPGEGTVLSAAIPLENRP from the coding sequence ATGCCGACAGCACGGCACGACGGCGCGGGCACGCTCCCGGACACCCCCGGCGACCCCGACGCCCGTTGGCTCGCCGCCGTCATGCACGCCACCTTCTTCCTGCTCCTCGGCACCTCCATGGCCCGCTACATCCAGCGCCACGGCGGAGAACCCCGCGCGCCCTGGGTGATCGCGCTGGCCGGGGTGCTGGCGGTGCTGTACGTCATGGGACGGTTCGGCGACCGGCCGGATCGCGTGGTCGCCCGGCCCACCCCGCCCCGGCTGCTGTGGCTCGGCGCGGTCGTCGCCGTATGGGTCGTCCTGGTCGCCCTGGCCCCCAGCTTCGCCTGGGTCGCCGTCCCCCTCTTCTACGTCGCCCTGCGCCACCTTCCGCCGGGCGCCGCCTACGCCCTGGTCGGCGTGCTCACCGTGTTCGTGATCGTGGCCCAGCTCCAGCTCGCCCCGCGGTTCGACCTCGACCTGGTGGTCGGCCCGGCCGCCGTGGCCGGCTTCGCCACCGCGGTCTTCGTGCAGCTGCGCCGGCAGGCGGCCCGCCAGCGCGCCCTCATCGACGACCTGGTCCGCACCCGCCGCGAGCTGGCCGCCACCGAGCGCCGCGAGGGCACCCTCGCCGAACGCCAGCGCCTGGCCATGGAGATCCACGACACCCTCGCCCAGGGCCTGTCCAGCCAGCAGATGCTGCTCCAGGCCGCCGAGCGGATCTGGGAGTCGGACCCGGCCAAGGCCCGCGAGCACGTCCGTACCGCCGAGTCCGTCGCCGAGCACAATCTCACCGAGGCCCGCCGCTTCGTGCACGATCTCGCCCCCGCCGATCTGGCCCGCGGCGGCGGGCTCGGCGAGGCGCTGCGGACACTCGCCGCGCGCGAGTCCGGCGAGGCGCTCACCGTCCGCGTCCACCTCGACGACGGCGGCCGCGCCCCCGAGCTGCCCGACCGGGTCCAGTCCGCGCTGCTGCGGATCGCGCAGGGCGCCCTGGCGAACGTACGGGAGCACTCCGGGGCGGCCTCCGCCGCGCTGACCCTCACGCTCCTCGACGACCAGGCCGTCCTGGACGTCGCCGACGACGGCCACGGCTTCGATCCGGCCGCGCGGCCGGACCCGTCCGGGGTGCGGGGGCACGGGCTGCCCGCGATCCGGGCCCGGGTGCGCCAGCTCGGCGGCACCCTGACCGTGGAGTCGGCGCCCGGCGAGGGCACGGTCCTGTCCGCCGCGATCCCCCTGGAGAACCGCCCATGA
- a CDS encoding trypsin-like peptidase domain-containing protein, producing MTGAPPTPGEPVPSELPMSVAQILGPDGEVAGTGFLVAEGLLVTCAHVVEAAGGGPGTEILLSFPHLADADEPTGTVLPDLWRSAQGEDVAFVRLSGTPAGARVLPLGSAEGRGGHKVRSFGFPAQAPPEGHLGFGEVGDLLPAVDGRGALLQLTNANDLTTGFSGGPVFDEVTGLVIGMLTEITAPDLYERGLAIAYATPTDALREILPELAEREVCPYRGLEPFTAEHARWFQGRSEAVRQVVANLARQRRLTLLLGPSGSGKSSLIQAGVLRELAEGELPGSDRWLPVVARPRQDMLAEIERAGLPGASRDGIPAAVNRRLAAEPEYHRVLLVIDQFEELLVQSTDGRLGRLLDAIDEVTSAADAYTKITLILIMRDDFYPQLAALAPKLLEAAMPGLLNVPGTLSHQDLHHIIVHPAKDVGLRFQPGLPEQIVSDVLETTPEASLTRQAPATALPLLEMTLKQLWERRHDGYLTHEAYRRIGGVNGSVATWCDDALDKMSAEQQDIARRALTSLVHPTDPSHNIKAVRSQVPLDELRDLAADPSRTGGQEVVDSVIAALARSRIITTQTQREPEGPDAPHGEPVAELIHEALIRDWGTLSDWIDEEHRFQDWLHRTKERQSRWAEMRDPGDLLGGTALAEGVELARKRRLPSDIAEFLAASRQRQRSSIRRSRVLNGVLGGVLALALLAMVGAVWEWVRVGNAKERALSREIAAESGELLGTDPELAALLAVKAYRTSRTSEAIDSLGSAAALAKHDRLSGHTDEVRAVAYSPDGRFFASAAADNTVRLRNATTMRTRSSFVAHDNALHAIAFHPERQILATAGADRVVRLWNPATGKHLRTLGGHTDQVRAVAFQPTGDVLATAGDDGTVRLWNPVTGKHLRTLRGHTGPVRAVAFRPENNVIATAGDDKTVRLWNPETGKHLTTVKGHTLPVTSVVFSPSGDTLATADGYEAHLRDPATGESPGALSDTASLIAFSPDGETFATATDRFVQLWDTDTRAPRATFAGHANNVLGLGFSPDSKSLATAGRDTTVRLWNARAGRDRSTLRGHTTSVYWLAFSPDGKTIASASADSTARLWDAATGSPDKELAEHSGEVNTVAFHPDGDMVATGSDDESLRLWDTETGISQPPLTDHGSPVRAAAFSPDGKNLATGGEDGTVLLRNADTGRARGRPVDAHSDIVFDMTFSPDSRVLATAGADSTAKLWDRNGQLLNTLTGHNAAVISVAFSPDGGTVATASSDGTVRLWNAANGRSIAALTEHSGAVLAVAFHPDGDLLATGSEDGTVRLWDRDSGKPRRTLLGSLSGVNHVTFSPDGSRLATAGVDGTGRLWEDIATSPEPETIMEQICRTFHRDLTPQERQAYLHDEDSDASVCR from the coding sequence ATGACCGGCGCGCCACCGACGCCGGGCGAGCCGGTCCCCTCCGAGCTGCCGATGTCGGTGGCACAGATCCTCGGGCCGGACGGCGAGGTCGCCGGAACCGGGTTCCTGGTGGCCGAGGGACTGCTGGTCACCTGTGCGCACGTCGTCGAGGCGGCCGGGGGCGGCCCCGGCACGGAGATCCTGCTCTCCTTCCCGCACCTGGCGGACGCCGACGAGCCGACGGGCACCGTCCTCCCCGACCTGTGGCGTTCCGCGCAGGGCGAGGACGTGGCCTTCGTCCGGCTGAGCGGGACCCCGGCCGGCGCCCGCGTCCTGCCCCTCGGCTCCGCGGAGGGCCGCGGCGGCCACAAGGTGCGCTCCTTCGGGTTCCCCGCACAGGCCCCGCCGGAAGGACACCTCGGGTTCGGCGAGGTCGGCGACCTGCTGCCCGCCGTGGACGGCCGGGGAGCGCTGCTCCAGCTCACCAACGCCAACGATCTGACCACCGGATTCAGCGGCGGACCCGTCTTCGACGAGGTGACCGGCCTGGTCATCGGCATGCTCACCGAGATCACCGCGCCGGACCTGTACGAACGGGGTCTGGCCATCGCGTACGCCACGCCCACCGACGCACTGCGGGAGATCCTGCCGGAGCTGGCCGAGCGCGAGGTGTGCCCGTACCGGGGCTTGGAGCCGTTCACCGCCGAGCACGCCCGGTGGTTCCAGGGCCGGTCGGAGGCGGTACGGCAGGTGGTGGCGAACCTGGCCCGGCAACGGCGGCTGACGCTGCTGCTCGGCCCTTCGGGCTCGGGCAAGTCCTCGCTGATCCAGGCGGGCGTGCTGCGTGAGCTGGCGGAGGGCGAACTGCCGGGCAGCGACCGGTGGCTGCCGGTGGTGGCCCGGCCGAGGCAGGACATGCTCGCCGAGATCGAGCGGGCCGGACTGCCCGGGGCGAGCCGGGACGGCATCCCGGCGGCGGTCAACCGGAGGCTCGCGGCCGAGCCGGAGTACCACCGCGTCCTGCTGGTCATCGACCAGTTCGAGGAGCTGCTGGTGCAGAGCACCGACGGCCGGCTGGGGAGACTCCTGGACGCCATCGACGAGGTCACCTCGGCCGCCGACGCCTACACCAAGATCACCCTGATCCTGATCATGCGGGACGACTTCTACCCGCAACTGGCGGCGCTGGCCCCCAAGTTGCTGGAAGCCGCCATGCCGGGCCTGCTCAACGTGCCGGGCACGCTCAGCCACCAGGACCTGCACCACATCATCGTCCACCCCGCCAAGGACGTGGGGCTGCGCTTCCAGCCGGGGCTGCCCGAGCAGATCGTCAGCGACGTCCTGGAGACGACGCCCGAAGCCTCCCTCACCCGCCAGGCGCCCGCCACCGCCCTGCCCCTGCTGGAGATGACGCTCAAACAGCTGTGGGAGCGGCGCCACGACGGGTACCTCACACACGAGGCGTACCGGCGCATCGGAGGGGTCAACGGCAGCGTGGCCACCTGGTGCGACGACGCGCTGGACAAGATGTCCGCCGAGCAACAGGACATCGCCCGGCGGGCCCTGACGTCCCTGGTCCACCCCACCGACCCCAGCCACAACATCAAGGCCGTACGCTCCCAGGTCCCCCTCGACGAGCTGCGGGACCTCGCGGCCGACCCGAGCAGGACCGGCGGGCAGGAGGTGGTCGACTCCGTCATCGCGGCGCTCGCCCGCAGCCGCATCATCACCACCCAGACGCAACGGGAGCCGGAGGGCCCCGACGCCCCGCACGGGGAGCCGGTGGCCGAGCTGATCCACGAGGCGCTCATCCGCGACTGGGGCACGCTGAGCGACTGGATCGACGAGGAGCACCGCTTCCAGGACTGGCTGCACCGCACCAAGGAACGCCAGTCCCGCTGGGCCGAGATGAGGGACCCCGGCGACCTGCTCGGCGGAACGGCGCTGGCGGAAGGCGTAGAGCTGGCCCGGAAGCGGCGACTGCCCTCGGACATCGCGGAGTTCCTGGCGGCGAGCCGGCAGCGGCAGCGGTCCTCGATCCGGCGGAGCCGGGTGCTCAACGGGGTCCTCGGCGGGGTGCTGGCCCTGGCACTGCTCGCGATGGTGGGTGCGGTCTGGGAGTGGGTCAGGGTGGGCAACGCCAAGGAACGGGCGCTGTCGCGGGAGATCGCCGCGGAGTCCGGCGAACTCCTCGGCACGGATCCGGAACTCGCGGCGTTGCTGGCGGTCAAGGCGTACCGCACCAGTCGGACGTCCGAGGCGATCGACAGCCTGGGCAGCGCGGCGGCTCTGGCGAAGCACGACCGTCTGTCCGGGCACACCGACGAGGTGCGTGCGGTGGCGTACAGCCCGGACGGCCGGTTCTTCGCGAGCGCGGCCGCCGACAACACCGTCCGGCTGCGGAACGCGACCACGATGAGGACCCGCTCGAGTTTCGTCGCGCACGACAACGCGTTGCACGCGATCGCCTTCCACCCCGAGCGCCAGATCCTGGCGACCGCCGGTGCCGACCGGGTCGTCCGCCTGTGGAATCCGGCCACCGGCAAGCACCTCAGGACACTCGGAGGACACACCGACCAGGTCAGGGCGGTGGCCTTCCAGCCCACGGGCGACGTCCTCGCGACCGCCGGTGACGACGGAACCGTCCGTCTGTGGAACCCGGTCACCGGAAAGCACCTCAGAACACTGCGAGGCCACACGGGGCCCGTGAGGGCCGTGGCCTTCCGCCCCGAGAACAATGTCATCGCGACCGCCGGTGACGACAAGACTGTCCGCCTGTGGAACCCGGAGACCGGCAAGCACCTCACCACCGTCAAGGGCCATACGCTGCCGGTGACCTCGGTGGTGTTCAGCCCGAGCGGCGACACCCTCGCCACCGCCGACGGCTACGAGGCCCACCTCAGGGATCCGGCCACCGGCGAGAGCCCGGGTGCGCTGTCGGACACGGCCTCCCTGATCGCCTTCAGCCCGGACGGCGAGACCTTCGCCACCGCCACCGACCGGTTCGTGCAACTGTGGGACACGGACACCCGCGCACCTCGTGCCACCTTCGCCGGTCATGCCAACAACGTGCTCGGGCTGGGATTCAGCCCGGACAGCAAGAGCCTCGCCACCGCGGGCCGCGACACGACGGTACGCCTGTGGAACGCGAGGGCCGGGCGCGACCGGAGCACCCTGCGGGGACACACCACCTCGGTGTACTGGCTGGCCTTCAGCCCCGACGGCAAGACCATCGCCAGCGCCAGCGCCGACTCCACCGCCCGCTTGTGGGACGCCGCTACGGGGAGCCCCGACAAGGAACTCGCCGAACACAGCGGAGAGGTGAACACGGTGGCATTCCACCCCGACGGCGACATGGTCGCCACGGGAAGCGACGACGAAAGCCTGCGTCTGTGGGACACCGAAACCGGAATCAGCCAACCGCCTCTTACCGACCACGGCTCTCCGGTGCGCGCGGCGGCCTTCAGCCCCGACGGCAAGAACCTGGCCACCGGGGGTGAGGACGGAACCGTCCTGCTGAGGAACGCGGACACCGGCAGGGCTCGTGGCCGCCCGGTCGACGCACACTCCGACATCGTCTTCGACATGACGTTCAGTCCCGACAGCCGGGTTCTCGCCACGGCGGGCGCGGACTCGACGGCAAAACTCTGGGACCGGAACGGACAACTTCTCAATACACTCACCGGCCACAATGCCGCCGTGATCTCCGTAGCGTTCAGCCCCGACGGCGGCACCGTCGCGACGGCGAGCAGTGACGGAACCGTCCGCCTGTGGAATGCGGCGAACGGCCGATCGATCGCCGCTCTGACCGAGCACTCGGGAGCCGTGTTGGCCGTGGCGTTCCACCCTGACGGCGACCTCCTCGCCACCGGCAGCGAGGACGGCACCGTCCGGCTGTGGGACAGGGACAGCGGCAAGCCCCGCAGGACACTGCTCGGCAGCCTCAGTGGTGTGAACCACGTGACGTTCAGCCCCGACGGCAGCCGTCTCGCCACCGCGGGCGTCGACGGGACCGGACGGCTGTGGGAGGACATCGCCACCTCCCCCGAACCCGAGACGATCATGGAGCAGATCTGCCGCACCTTCCACCGCGACCTCACCCCGCAGGAACGCCAGGCCTACCTCCACGACGAGGACTCCGACGCCTCCGTCTGCCGCTGA
- a CDS encoding S28 family serine protease, producing MRKALRWLLALTVLIGTLSTAGAATAAQPEATDIKDRLLAIPGMSLVEEKPYTGYRFFVLNYTQPVDHRRPSKGTFQQRITVLHKDVSRPTVFYTGGYNVSTNPSRREPTQIVDGNQISMEYRFFTPSRPAPADWTKLDIWQAASDQHRIFKALKPVYDKKWISTGGSKGGMTATYYERFYPRDMDGVVAYVAPNDVVNKEDSAYDDFFANVGTKECRDRLNGVQREALVRREPLEQRYAAYAAENGYTFDTVGSLDKAYEATVLDYVWGFWQYSLLADCDTIPADAKNATDDDIWNSIDTIAGFSFYTDQGLEPYTPYYYQAGTQLGAPTIVFPHIEKKYIRYGYLPPRNFVPRSIPMTFQPSAMRDVDTWVRHNARHMLFVYGENDPWGAEQFRLGKGARDSYVLTAPGANHGARVDGLVADEKALATARILEWAGVASSSVQSNPSTAKPLAKFDAKLDKRAVERTLRP from the coding sequence ATGCGCAAGGCGCTCAGATGGCTGCTGGCGCTCACGGTGCTCATAGGCACGTTGAGCACGGCAGGGGCGGCCACCGCCGCCCAGCCGGAGGCCACCGACATCAAGGACCGGCTGCTCGCCATACCGGGCATGAGCCTGGTGGAGGAGAAGCCGTACACCGGCTACCGCTTCTTCGTCCTCAACTACACCCAGCCGGTGGACCACCGGCGCCCGTCCAAGGGCACGTTCCAGCAGCGCATCACCGTGCTGCACAAGGACGTCAGCCGCCCGACGGTCTTCTACACCGGAGGCTACAACGTCTCCACGAACCCGAGCCGGCGCGAGCCGACCCAGATCGTGGACGGCAACCAGATCTCCATGGAATACCGCTTCTTCACCCCGTCCCGCCCGGCCCCCGCCGACTGGACGAAGCTCGACATCTGGCAGGCGGCGAGCGACCAGCACCGCATCTTCAAGGCGCTCAAGCCGGTCTACGACAAGAAGTGGATCTCCACGGGCGGCTCGAAGGGCGGCATGACCGCCACGTACTACGAGCGCTTCTACCCGCGTGACATGGACGGCGTGGTCGCCTACGTCGCCCCCAACGACGTGGTGAACAAGGAGGACTCGGCCTACGACGACTTCTTCGCGAACGTCGGCACCAAGGAGTGCCGTGACCGCCTGAACGGCGTCCAGCGCGAGGCCCTGGTCCGCCGTGAGCCGCTGGAGCAGCGCTACGCCGCCTACGCGGCGGAGAACGGCTACACCTTCGACACCGTGGGCAGCCTGGACAAGGCGTACGAGGCGACGGTGCTCGACTACGTCTGGGGCTTCTGGCAGTACAGCCTGCTGGCGGACTGCGACACGATCCCGGCGGACGCGAAGAACGCGACGGACGACGACATCTGGAACTCCATCGACACCATCGCGGGGTTCAGCTTCTACACCGACCAGGGCCTGGAGCCGTACACGCCGTACTACTACCAGGCGGGCACCCAGCTCGGCGCCCCGACGATCGTGTTCCCGCACATCGAGAAGAAGTACATCCGCTACGGCTACCTGCCGCCGCGGAACTTCGTGCCGCGCTCGATCCCGATGACGTTCCAGCCGAGCGCCATGCGGGACGTCGACACCTGGGTCCGCCACAACGCGCGCCACATGCTCTTCGTCTACGGCGAGAACGACCCGTGGGGCGCGGAGCAGTTCCGCCTCGGCAAGGGCGCCCGTGACTCGTACGTCCTCACGGCTCCCGGCGCGAACCACGGCGCCCGCGTGGACGGCCTGGTGGCCGACGAGAAGGCCCTGGCCACGGCCCGGATCCTGGAGTGGGCGGGCGTGGCCTCGTCCTCCGTCCAGTCGAACCCGTCGACGGCGAAGCCACTGGCGAAATTCGACGCGAAGCTGGACAAGCGGGCGGTGGAGCGGACGCTGCGTCCGTAA
- a CDS encoding ABC transporter ATP-binding protein → MAAAQGWARRLWGYAWRYPKDVVLALGSSLAGMAVMALVPLITKVIIDDVIGDKTRGMALWAGLLIGSAVIVYALTYVRRYYGGRLALDVQHDLRTEMYGTITRLDGRRQDELSTGQVVGRATSDLQLIQGLLFMLPMTIGNFALFLISLVVMAWLSLPLTAVALAVAPALCWIARRSRTKLHPATWYAQAQAAAVAGVVDGAVSGVRVVKGFGQEEQETGKLRDVGRRLFAGRLRTIRFNAKYTPALQAVPALGQVAMLAVGGWLAVRGHITLGTFVAFSTYLAQLVGPVRMLAVVLTVAQQARAGTERVLELIDTEPSMADGTKELPADAPATVEFDDVSFGYEGANGKTSPVLGGLTFEIRPGETLAVVGSSGSGKSTVSLLLPRFYDVTHGAVLIGGHDVRELTLDSLRAAIGLVPEDSFLFSDTVRANIAYGRPDATDEQIEQAARAAQADRFITELPEGYDTKVGEHGLTLSGGQRQRVALARAILTDPRLLVLDDATSAVDARVEHEIHEALAQVMEGRTTLLIAHRRSTLNLADRIAVLDDGRLADLGTHEELQERSALYRRLLTDPDELGGVSPGHTPAAPPQEEDTSVRAELDAEFDAERGITPRLWAGERTPRDTAMDGAPATPELLAQVEALPPATDVPDVDEARAVTPEESYGLRRLLRGFGLPLLASLGLVAVDAGTALLLPVLIRHGIDSGVSELALGAVWVASLLGLVAVSVQWAAQIGETLMTGRTGERVLYALRLKIFAQLQRLGLDYYERELTGRIMTRMTTDVDALSTFLQTGLVTAFVSVVTFFGIMGALLVIDLELALVVFATLPPLIVATFFFRRASVKAYELARERVSVVNADLQESVSGLRIVQAFRRERDGGARFAERSDSYRQARIRGQWLISVYFPFVQLLSSVAVAAVLIVGAGRVDAATLTTGALVAYLLYIDLFFAPVQQLSQVFDGYQQATVSLGRIQELLQEPTSTKSADEPLDVLSLRGEIAFEDVSFAYGSSDGADEALSDVDLRIPAGQTVAFVGETGAGKSTLVKLVARFYDPTGGRVTVDGTDLRALDMTAYRHRLGVVPQEAYLFQGTVRDAIAYGRPDATDAEVEAAARAVGAHEMIATLDGGYLHEVAERGRNLSAGQRQLIALARAELVDPDVLLLDEATAALDLATEAQVNQATDRLAGRRTTLVVAHRLTTAARADRVVVMAHGRVAEDGTHDELLALGGRYAELWRTFIGEPVGVELA, encoded by the coding sequence GTGGCAGCGGCGCAGGGATGGGCGCGGAGACTGTGGGGGTATGCCTGGCGCTACCCGAAGGACGTCGTCCTCGCCCTCGGATCCTCGCTGGCCGGGATGGCCGTCATGGCGCTGGTGCCGTTGATCACCAAGGTGATCATCGACGACGTGATCGGTGACAAGACCCGCGGCATGGCCCTGTGGGCGGGGCTGCTCATCGGGTCGGCCGTCATCGTCTACGCGCTCACCTACGTCCGGCGCTACTACGGCGGACGACTCGCCCTCGACGTCCAGCACGATCTCCGTACCGAGATGTACGGGACGATCACCCGGCTCGACGGGCGGCGGCAGGACGAGCTGTCCACCGGGCAGGTCGTCGGGCGGGCCACCAGCGACCTCCAGCTGATCCAGGGCCTGCTCTTCATGCTCCCGATGACCATCGGGAACTTCGCCCTGTTCCTGATCTCCCTGGTCGTCATGGCCTGGCTGTCGCTGCCGCTCACCGCCGTCGCGCTGGCCGTCGCCCCCGCCCTGTGCTGGATCGCCAGGCGCAGCCGCACCAAGCTGCACCCCGCCACCTGGTACGCCCAGGCCCAGGCGGCGGCCGTCGCGGGCGTCGTCGACGGCGCCGTCAGCGGGGTCCGGGTGGTCAAGGGCTTCGGGCAGGAGGAGCAGGAGACCGGCAAGCTCCGCGATGTCGGCCGCCGGCTGTTCGCCGGGCGGCTGCGCACCATCCGCTTCAACGCCAAGTACACCCCGGCCCTCCAGGCCGTCCCCGCCCTCGGCCAGGTCGCCATGCTCGCCGTCGGCGGCTGGCTCGCCGTACGCGGACACATCACCCTCGGCACCTTCGTCGCCTTCTCCACCTACCTCGCCCAGCTCGTCGGCCCGGTCCGGATGCTCGCCGTGGTCCTCACCGTCGCCCAGCAGGCCCGCGCGGGCACCGAGCGCGTCCTGGAGCTGATCGACACCGAGCCGTCCATGGCGGACGGCACCAAGGAACTCCCCGCCGACGCCCCCGCGACCGTGGAGTTCGACGACGTCTCCTTCGGGTACGAAGGCGCCAACGGCAAAACCAGCCCCGTCCTCGGCGGGCTGACCTTCGAGATCCGCCCCGGCGAGACCCTCGCCGTGGTCGGCTCCTCCGGCTCCGGCAAGTCCACCGTCTCGCTGCTGCTGCCCCGCTTCTACGACGTCACCCACGGGGCCGTCCTCATCGGCGGCCACGACGTCCGCGAGCTGACCCTGGACTCGCTGCGCGCTGCGATCGGCCTGGTCCCCGAGGACTCCTTCCTCTTCTCCGACACGGTCCGCGCCAACATCGCCTACGGCCGCCCCGACGCCACCGACGAGCAGATCGAGCAGGCCGCCCGCGCCGCCCAGGCGGACCGGTTCATCACCGAGCTGCCCGAGGGCTACGACACCAAGGTCGGCGAGCACGGCCTGACCCTCTCCGGCGGCCAGCGCCAGCGCGTCGCCCTCGCCCGCGCCATCCTCACCGACCCGCGCCTGCTCGTCCTCGACGACGCCACCTCCGCCGTCGACGCGCGCGTGGAGCACGAGATCCACGAGGCCCTCGCCCAGGTCATGGAGGGCCGCACCACCCTGCTGATCGCCCACCGCCGCTCCACCCTGAACCTCGCCGACCGCATCGCCGTCCTCGACGACGGCCGACTCGCCGACCTCGGCACCCACGAGGAGCTCCAGGAGCGCTCCGCCCTGTACCGGCGGCTGCTCACCGACCCCGACGAGCTGGGCGGCGTCTCGCCCGGACACACCCCGGCCGCCCCGCCCCAGGAGGAGGACACCTCCGTACGGGCCGAGCTGGACGCCGAGTTCGACGCCGAGCGCGGGATCACGCCCCGGCTGTGGGCGGGCGAGCGCACCCCGCGCGACACCGCGATGGACGGCGCCCCCGCCACCCCCGAACTCCTCGCCCAGGTCGAGGCGCTGCCCCCGGCGACCGACGTCCCGGACGTCGACGAGGCCCGCGCGGTCACCCCGGAGGAGTCCTACGGCCTCAGGCGTCTGCTGCGGGGCTTCGGGCTGCCCCTGCTGGCCAGCCTCGGCCTGGTCGCCGTGGACGCGGGCACCGCACTGCTGCTGCCGGTGCTGATCCGGCACGGCATCGACAGCGGGGTCTCCGAACTCGCCCTCGGCGCGGTCTGGGTGGCCTCCCTGCTCGGGCTGGTCGCGGTGAGCGTGCAGTGGGCGGCGCAGATCGGCGAGACCCTGATGACCGGGCGCACCGGTGAGCGGGTGCTGTACGCGCTGCGGCTGAAGATCTTCGCCCAGCTCCAGCGGCTCGGGCTCGACTACTACGAGCGCGAGCTGACCGGCCGGATCATGACCCGGATGACGACGGACGTCGACGCCCTGTCGACGTTCCTGCAGACCGGCCTGGTCACCGCCTTCGTCTCGGTCGTCACCTTCTTCGGCATCATGGGCGCCCTGCTGGTGATCGACCTGGAGCTGGCGCTGGTCGTCTTCGCGACGCTGCCGCCGCTGATCGTCGCCACCTTCTTCTTCCGCAGGGCGAGCGTGAAGGCGTACGAGCTGGCCCGTGAGCGGGTGTCGGTGGTCAACGCCGACCTCCAGGAGTCGGTGTCCGGACTGCGGATCGTGCAGGCCTTCCGGCGCGAGCGGGACGGCGGCGCGCGGTTCGCCGAGCGCAGCGACAGCTACCGCCAGGCCCGCATCCGGGGCCAGTGGCTGATCTCCGTCTACTTCCCCTTCGTGCAGTTGCTGTCGTCGGTGGCCGTGGCCGCCGTGCTGATCGTGGGCGCGGGCCGGGTGGACGCGGCGACGCTGACGACCGGCGCGCTGGTGGCGTACCTGCTCTACATCGACCTGTTCTTCGCCCCCGTCCAGCAGCTCTCCCAGGTCTTCGACGGCTACCAGCAGGCCACGGTGTCGCTCGGCCGGATCCAGGAGCTGCTCCAGGAGCCGACGTCCACGAAGTCCGCCGACGAGCCGCTGGACGTGCTCTCCCTGCGCGGCGAGATCGCCTTCGAGGATGTGAGCTTCGCGTACGGCTCCTCCGACGGCGCCGACGAGGCCCTGAGCGACGTAGACCTGCGCATCCCCGCCGGCCAGACCGTCGCCTTCGTCGGCGAGACCGGCGCCGGGAAGTCCACCCTGGTCAAGCTGGTCGCCCGGTTCTACGACCCGACCGGCGGCCGGGTCACCGTCGACGGCACCGATCTGCGCGCCCTGGACATGACGGCGTACCGGCACCGGCTCGGCGTGGTCCCGCAGGAGGCGTACCTCTTCCAGGGCACCGTCCGCGACGCCATCGCCTACGGCCGCCCCGACGCGACGGACGCCGAGGTGGAGGCGGCGGCCCGCGCGGTGGGCGCCCACGAGATGATCGCCACCCTCGACGGGGGCTATCTGCACGAGGTCGCCGAGCGCGGCCGCAACCTCTCGGCCGGTCAGCGCCAGCTGATCGCGCTGGCCCGCGCCGAACTCGTCGACCCCGACGTCCTGCTCCTCGACGAGGCGACGGCCGCCCTGGACCTGGCGACGGAGGCGCAGGTCAACCAGGCGACGGACCGCCTGGCGGGCCGTCGTACGACCTTGGTGGTGGCGCACCGGCTGACAACGGCCGCCCGCGCGGACCGCGTTGTGGTCATGGCGCACGGGCGGGTCGCCGAGGACGGCACCCACGACGAGCTGCTGGCCCTCGGCGGCCGGTACGCCGAGCTGTGGCGGACCTTCATCGGGGAACCGGTCGGCGTCGAGCTCGCGTGA